A window of the Microbacterium sp. AZCO genome harbors these coding sequences:
- a CDS encoding glutamate decarboxylase, whose translation MLHHRDNVRDEILDEVFASTDLSVSMPKYRIPEKEHLARHAYQVVSDELLLDGNSRQNLATFCQTWLEPEVRALMAETLDKNMVDKDEYPQTAEIEARCVHILADLWNSPDAQNTLGTSTTGSSEAAMLGGMALLWNWRKRQRAAGRPTDKPNLITGPVQVCWHKFARYWDVELREIPMEGDRFLMTPEVVLDRVDENTIGVVPTLGVTFTGGFEPVQAVSEALDRLQAEKGLDIPIHVDGASGGFLAPFTAPDIVWDFRLPRVKSINTSGHKFGLAPLGVGWIVWRDAADLPEELIFNVNYLGGNMPTFALNFSRPGGQIVVQYYNFLRLGREGYRKVHQSCYDTAMYLATEIEKLGHFDIINSGRPDEGIPAVSWKLKEGVDHPFTLFDLADRLRTRGWQVPAYTMPPDREDLPIQRILVRVGFSRDEAALLMDDYRDAIAHFDKHPITVSMTEEEAGAFHH comes from the coding sequence ATGCTGCATCACCGCGACAACGTCCGTGACGAGATTCTCGACGAGGTCTTCGCCTCGACGGATCTCTCCGTCTCCATGCCGAAATATCGCATCCCGGAGAAGGAGCACCTCGCGCGGCACGCGTATCAAGTGGTGTCCGACGAGCTGCTCCTCGACGGCAATTCGCGCCAGAACCTCGCGACGTTCTGCCAGACCTGGCTCGAACCCGAGGTCCGCGCGCTCATGGCCGAGACCCTGGACAAGAACATGGTCGACAAGGACGAGTACCCCCAGACCGCGGAGATCGAGGCGCGGTGCGTGCACATCCTCGCCGACCTCTGGAATTCGCCGGACGCGCAGAACACGCTCGGCACCTCGACGACGGGGTCGAGCGAGGCTGCGATGCTCGGGGGCATGGCCCTGCTGTGGAACTGGCGCAAGCGTCAGCGCGCCGCGGGAAGGCCGACCGACAAGCCGAACCTCATCACCGGCCCCGTCCAGGTCTGCTGGCACAAGTTCGCGCGCTACTGGGATGTCGAGCTCCGGGAGATCCCGATGGAGGGCGACCGCTTCCTGATGACTCCAGAGGTCGTCCTCGACCGGGTCGACGAGAACACGATCGGCGTCGTGCCGACTCTGGGGGTCACGTTCACCGGCGGCTTCGAACCGGTGCAGGCTGTGAGCGAGGCGCTCGACCGTTTGCAAGCCGAGAAGGGTCTCGACATCCCTATCCACGTCGACGGAGCGAGCGGCGGATTCCTCGCTCCCTTCACGGCGCCGGACATCGTGTGGGATTTCCGCCTGCCGCGCGTCAAGTCGATCAACACGTCGGGACACAAGTTCGGCCTGGCCCCGTTGGGAGTCGGCTGGATCGTGTGGCGGGATGCCGCAGACCTCCCCGAGGAGCTCATCTTCAACGTCAATTACCTCGGCGGAAACATGCCGACGTTCGCGCTCAACTTCTCGCGTCCCGGCGGCCAGATCGTCGTGCAGTACTACAACTTCCTGCGGCTCGGTCGTGAGGGATACCGCAAGGTGCACCAGTCCTGCTACGACACGGCGATGTACCTGGCCACAGAGATCGAGAAGCTCGGCCACTTCGACATCATCAATTCGGGGCGCCCCGACGAGGGCATCCCCGCCGTGTCCTGGAAGCTGAAAGAGGGCGTCGACCACCCGTTCACCCTCTTCGATCTCGCCGACCGGCTGCGCACTCGCGGGTGGCAGGTCCCCGCGTACACGATGCCGCCGGACCGGGAGGATCTGCCGATCCAGCGCATCCTCGTGCGCGTCGGCTTCAGCCGCGACGAGGCCGCACTGCTCATGGACGACTACCGTGATGCGATCGCGCACTTCGACAAGCACCCCATCACGGTTTCCATGACGGAGGAGGAAGCGGGAGCCTTCCATCACTGA
- the leuA gene encoding 2-isopropylmalate synthase — MENTQKPSGMPIHKYRPFHEQIAVDLPDRTWPSKRITTAPRWCAVDLRDGNQALIDPMSPERKRIMFDLLVSMGYKEIEVGFPSASQTDFDFVRQLIEEDLIPDDVTIQVLTQARAHLIERTYESIAGAKQAIVHLYNSTSILQRDVVFRTDKQGIIDIALEGARLCREFEKRIPETKVFYEYSPESYTGTELEFALDICNQVIEIFGPTPERKVIINLPATVEMATPNVYADSIEWMSRRLAHRENIILSLHPHNDRGTAIAAAELGYMAGADRIEGCLFGNGERTGNVDIVALGINLLTQGIDPQIDFSDIDQVKRTAEYCNQLPVHERSPWAGDLVFTAFSGSHQDAIKKGFEAMEAHAVSEGVTVDEIEWAVPYLPIDPKDLGRSYEAVIRVNSQSGKGGVAYLLKTDHALDLPRKLQIEFSGVVQAKTDAEGGEVTSEQIWSIFNDEYLPTDVADERWGRFELLSTRTQSDMSGEISLEVTLRDGDERVEASGHGNGPVAAFIEIVRAHGFDVTVYDYVEHALSAGGDAQAAAYVELQVEGERLWGVGIDGDISTASLKAIVSGVNRAIRTRDRSRELAGV, encoded by the coding sequence ATGGAGAACACTCAGAAGCCCTCCGGGATGCCGATCCACAAGTATCGGCCGTTCCACGAGCAGATCGCCGTCGACCTGCCTGATCGCACGTGGCCGAGCAAGCGCATCACCACCGCGCCCCGCTGGTGCGCCGTCGATCTGCGTGACGGCAACCAGGCGCTCATCGACCCGATGAGCCCCGAGCGCAAGCGCATCATGTTCGACCTCCTGGTCAGCATGGGCTACAAGGAGATCGAGGTCGGCTTCCCGAGCGCGAGCCAGACCGACTTCGACTTCGTTCGTCAGCTGATCGAGGAAGACCTCATCCCCGACGACGTCACGATCCAGGTGCTGACGCAGGCCCGCGCCCACCTCATCGAGCGCACGTACGAGTCGATCGCCGGCGCGAAGCAGGCCATCGTCCACCTGTACAACTCCACCAGCATCCTGCAGCGCGATGTCGTGTTCCGCACCGACAAGCAGGGCATCATCGACATCGCGCTCGAGGGCGCTCGCCTGTGCCGCGAGTTCGAGAAGCGCATCCCCGAGACCAAGGTCTTCTACGAGTACTCGCCCGAGAGCTACACGGGCACCGAGCTCGAGTTCGCCCTCGACATCTGCAACCAGGTCATCGAGATCTTCGGGCCGACCCCCGAGCGCAAGGTCATCATCAACCTGCCCGCGACGGTCGAGATGGCGACGCCGAACGTCTACGCCGACTCGATCGAGTGGATGAGCCGCCGCCTGGCGCACCGCGAGAACATCATCCTGTCGCTGCACCCGCACAACGACCGCGGCACCGCGATCGCCGCCGCCGAGCTGGGCTACATGGCCGGCGCCGACCGCATCGAGGGATGCCTGTTCGGCAATGGGGAGCGCACCGGCAACGTCGACATCGTCGCTCTGGGCATCAACCTGCTGACGCAGGGCATCGACCCGCAGATCGACTTCAGCGACATCGACCAGGTCAAGCGCACGGCCGAGTACTGCAACCAGCTGCCCGTGCACGAGCGCAGCCCGTGGGCCGGAGACCTCGTCTTCACCGCGTTCAGCGGGTCGCACCAGGACGCCATCAAGAAGGGCTTCGAGGCCATGGAGGCCCACGCCGTCTCGGAGGGCGTCACGGTCGACGAGATCGAGTGGGCGGTCCCGTACCTGCCCATCGACCCGAAGGACCTGGGCCGCTCGTACGAGGCGGTCATCCGCGTCAACTCGCAGTCCGGCAAGGGCGGTGTCGCATACCTGCTCAAGACCGACCACGCGCTGGATCTGCCGCGCAAGCTGCAGATCGAGTTCTCGGGCGTCGTGCAGGCGAAGACGGATGCCGAGGGCGGCGAGGTCACGAGTGAGCAGATCTGGTCGATCTTCAACGACGAGTACCTGCCGACCGACGTCGCCGACGAGCGCTGGGGACGCTTCGAGCTCTTGAGCACCCGCACGCAGAGCGACATGTCGGGCGAGATCTCGCTCGAGGTCACGCTGCGCGACGGCGACGAGCGGGTCGAGGCATCCGGTCACGGAAACGGCCCTGTCGCGGCGTTCATCGAGATCGTCCGCGCCCACGGCTTCGACGTCACGGTGTATGACTACGTCGAGCACGCGCTGAGCGCCGGCGGCGACGCGCAGGCGGCTGCCTACGTCGAGCTGCAGGTCGAGGGCGAGCGCCTGTGGGGCGTCGGCATCGACGGCGACATCTCGACGGCGTCGCTCAAGGCGATCGTCTCGGGCGTGAACCGCGCCATCCGCACGCGCGACCGCTCGCGCGAGCTCGCCGGGGTCTGA
- a CDS encoding DsbA family oxidoreductase has product MTEPIKIDVWSDIACPWCYIGKRNLEKGLAEASGDDDAPEVEVTFHSFELSPDTPVDFDGGETDYLSSHKGISREQAQQMLDRVTGVAADAGLEYRFDVLKHTNTVKAHELLHFAKSEGRQLELAERLMSAYFTEGRHLGREDELVSLATDVGLDGDAARDALTSGRFLAAVRADQAQASAYGINGVPFFVIDGKYGVSGAQPAEAFAQIARQVWAEHREADEVEVA; this is encoded by the coding sequence GTGACGGAACCGATCAAGATCGACGTATGGAGCGACATCGCCTGCCCCTGGTGCTACATCGGCAAGCGCAATCTCGAGAAGGGTCTTGCCGAGGCATCCGGCGATGACGACGCTCCCGAGGTCGAGGTGACGTTCCACTCCTTCGAGCTCTCGCCCGATACGCCGGTCGACTTCGACGGCGGCGAGACCGACTACCTCTCCAGCCACAAGGGCATCTCGCGCGAGCAGGCGCAGCAGATGCTCGACCGCGTGACCGGCGTCGCCGCCGACGCCGGCCTGGAGTACCGGTTCGACGTGCTGAAGCACACCAACACGGTCAAGGCGCACGAGCTGCTGCACTTCGCGAAGTCGGAGGGCCGTCAGCTCGAACTCGCCGAGCGGCTCATGTCCGCGTACTTCACCGAGGGCCGGCACCTCGGCCGCGAGGACGAGCTCGTCTCGCTCGCGACAGACGTCGGTCTCGACGGCGACGCCGCCCGCGATGCGCTCACGAGCGGCCGCTTCCTCGCCGCCGTGCGCGCCGACCAGGCGCAGGCCTCCGCGTACGGGATCAACGGCGTGCCGTTCTTCGTCATCGACGGCAAGTACGGCGTGTCGGGCGCTCAGCCCGCCGAGGCGTTCGCGCAGATCGCGCGCCAGGTGTGGGCCGAGCACCGCGAGGCGGACGAGGTCGAGGTCGCCTGA
- the dusB gene encoding tRNA dihydrouridine synthase DusB — protein sequence MTTALAPTRALRIGPIELDAPVVLAPMAGITNTAFRRLCREYGAGLYVSEMITSRALVERNATTMRLITHHESETPRSIQLYGVDPTTVAEAVRILVAEDRADHIDLNFGCPVPKVTRKGGGAALPWKRRLFQEIVTGAVRAAGDVPLTIKMRKGIDSDHLTYLEAGRIGEDAGVASIALHARTAAEFYSGTADWSAIAKLKETVTTVPVLGNGDIWSADDAVRMMAETGCDGVVVGRGCLGRPWLFGDLARALGRTGAVAGAPVDATLGFVATAFRRHAELLVEFFEDEDRGCRDIRKHVAWYFKGYPVGGDTRARLATVSSLTEIDELLATLDLDAPYPGAAAEGQRGRAGTPKRPALPDGWLDSQELGAEASCALAEAELDHSGG from the coding sequence ATGACGACTGCCCTAGCCCCGACGCGCGCGCTGCGCATCGGGCCCATCGAACTCGACGCGCCCGTCGTGCTCGCGCCGATGGCGGGCATCACCAACACCGCGTTCCGCCGCCTCTGCCGCGAATACGGCGCGGGCCTCTACGTGAGCGAGATGATCACGTCGCGCGCGCTCGTCGAGCGCAACGCCACGACGATGCGTCTCATCACGCACCACGAGTCCGAGACGCCGCGCTCCATCCAGCTCTACGGCGTCGACCCCACGACGGTCGCCGAGGCGGTGCGGATCCTCGTCGCCGAGGACCGGGCGGATCACATCGACCTGAATTTCGGATGCCCGGTGCCGAAGGTCACCCGCAAGGGCGGGGGAGCGGCTCTGCCCTGGAAGCGCCGGCTCTTCCAGGAGATCGTCACGGGCGCCGTCCGCGCCGCGGGCGACGTCCCGCTGACGATCAAGATGCGCAAAGGCATCGACTCCGATCACCTGACCTACCTCGAAGCCGGACGCATCGGCGAGGACGCGGGGGTCGCCTCCATCGCCCTGCACGCGCGCACGGCGGCCGAGTTCTATTCGGGCACCGCCGACTGGTCGGCGATCGCGAAGCTCAAAGAGACCGTCACGACTGTGCCGGTGCTCGGCAACGGCGACATCTGGTCGGCTGACGACGCCGTGCGGATGATGGCCGAGACGGGCTGCGACGGAGTCGTCGTCGGACGTGGATGCCTCGGCCGCCCGTGGCTCTTCGGCGACCTCGCGCGCGCTCTCGGCCGCACCGGTGCCGTGGCCGGCGCTCCGGTGGACGCGACGCTCGGCTTCGTCGCCACCGCGTTCCGTCGGCACGCGGAGCTCCTCGTCGAGTTCTTCGAGGACGAGGACCGTGGATGCCGCGACATCCGCAAGCACGTCGCCTGGTACTTCAAGGGCTACCCGGTCGGTGGGGACACGCGTGCGCGCCTCGCGACCGTCTCGAGCCTCACCGAGATCGATGAGCTGCTGGCCACCCTCGACCTGGACGCGCCCTACCCCGGCGCCGCCGCGGAAGGACAGCGGGGCCGCGCGGGAACGCCCAAGCGCCCGGCCCTGCCCGACGGCTGGCTCGATTCGCAGGAGCTCGGTGCCGAGGCATCCTGCGCCCTCGCCGAAGCGGAACTCGACCACAGTGGCGGCTGA
- a CDS encoding glutathione peroxidase codes for MTQAVDVSLRDIPFQTAEGETKTLAEYDGQVLLVVNVASKCGLTPQYEQLEALQRAYADRGFTVLGFPCNQFAGQEPGSMEEILEYCSVTWGVTFPVFDKVKVNGGKASPLFKALKKTRDAEGKRGPVLWNFEKFVLTPNGELHRFRPNVKPDDPAVVEIIEANLPR; via the coding sequence ATGACCCAGGCCGTCGACGTCTCGCTCCGCGATATCCCGTTCCAGACAGCAGAAGGCGAGACGAAGACCCTCGCCGAGTACGACGGCCAGGTGCTGCTCGTCGTCAATGTCGCCTCGAAGTGCGGCCTGACGCCGCAGTACGAGCAGCTCGAGGCGCTGCAGCGCGCGTACGCCGATCGCGGCTTCACCGTGCTCGGCTTCCCGTGCAATCAGTTCGCCGGCCAGGAACCGGGCTCCATGGAGGAGATCCTCGAGTACTGCTCCGTCACGTGGGGCGTCACCTTCCCCGTGTTCGACAAGGTCAAGGTCAACGGCGGCAAGGCGTCTCCCCTGTTCAAGGCGCTGAAGAAGACGCGGGATGCCGAGGGCAAGCGCGGCCCGGTGCTGTGGAACTTCGAGAAGTTCGTGCTGACGCCGAACGGCGAGCTGCACCGGTTCCGCCCGAACGTGAAGCCCGACGACCCCGCGGTCGTCGAGATCATCGAGGCGAACCTGCCGCGCTGA
- a CDS encoding TRIC cation channel family protein, protein MNEPLFVIPLWADLTAVGLGGVQGALFASGFQGQRRLDLLGVAIIGIVMGMGGGLIRDLLLNVLPATLQNNWYLLTATAAALAGMLLANLFRRMNAVIVGLDAIVIGLFGAFGTSKALTLGLPPVPAVFVGVCSAVGGGILRDMLMGLPTAIMHVGSLYAVAAGAGCVVVAGAHALGAPLVAAAAAGLVVTAVIRLLAVIFDVSLPEQRMLYRRKVAVETSAIPIVRPGDGSES, encoded by the coding sequence GTGAACGAGCCGCTCTTCGTGATCCCGCTCTGGGCAGATCTCACCGCCGTCGGCCTCGGCGGCGTGCAGGGGGCGCTTTTCGCCTCCGGGTTCCAGGGTCAGCGCCGGCTGGACCTGCTGGGCGTCGCCATCATCGGCATCGTCATGGGCATGGGAGGCGGACTCATCCGCGACCTGCTGCTGAACGTGCTGCCGGCGACGCTGCAGAACAACTGGTACCTCCTCACCGCGACCGCCGCCGCTCTCGCCGGGATGCTGCTCGCGAACCTCTTCCGCCGGATGAACGCCGTCATCGTCGGCCTCGACGCGATCGTCATCGGACTCTTCGGCGCCTTCGGCACGTCCAAGGCGCTCACGCTCGGACTGCCGCCCGTGCCCGCCGTCTTCGTCGGGGTCTGCTCGGCCGTCGGGGGCGGCATCCTGCGCGACATGCTCATGGGACTGCCCACCGCGATCATGCACGTGGGCTCGCTGTACGCCGTCGCCGCCGGGGCGGGCTGCGTCGTGGTGGCGGGTGCGCATGCGCTCGGGGCGCCGCTCGTGGCGGCGGCCGCTGCGGGTCTCGTCGTGACCGCCGTCATCCGGCTTCTGGCCGTGATCTTCGACGTGTCGCTTCCCGAGCAGCGCATGCTCTATCGCCGGAAGGTCGCGGTGGAGACGTCGGCGATCCCGATCGTCCGCCCCGGCGACGGCAGCGAGTCCTGA
- the recO gene encoding DNA repair protein RecO — protein sequence MPTYRDEVVVLRTHKLGEADRIVTLLSLRHGKLRAVAKGVRRTSSRFGSRLEPFMVADVQLYQGRSLDIVQQAESIGSYGADIAVHYDRYTSASAMVEAADRLNEAEATPQQYLLLVGGLRALARGDHAARSILDSYLLRAMALSGWAPSLDECARCGKPGPHDTFVAQLGGIVCHECAPTGAARVGAETVSLLQSLMAGEWDAVDAASHGATAAASGLIAAYAQWHLERGIRSLSHVESSPWEAAR from the coding sequence GTGCCCACCTACCGCGACGAGGTCGTGGTCCTGCGCACCCACAAGCTGGGGGAGGCCGACAGGATCGTGACGCTGCTGAGCCTCCGGCACGGCAAGCTCCGCGCGGTCGCCAAGGGCGTGCGTCGCACGTCGTCCCGGTTCGGGTCGCGGCTCGAGCCGTTCATGGTCGCCGACGTGCAGCTCTACCAGGGCCGCTCGCTCGACATCGTGCAGCAGGCCGAGTCCATCGGCTCCTACGGCGCCGACATCGCCGTGCACTACGACCGCTACACGTCCGCGAGCGCGATGGTGGAGGCCGCCGACCGGCTCAACGAGGCCGAGGCGACCCCGCAGCAGTACCTGCTCCTCGTCGGCGGGCTCCGGGCTCTCGCCCGCGGCGACCACGCGGCGCGCAGCATCCTGGATTCCTATCTCCTGCGCGCCATGGCGCTGTCGGGGTGGGCGCCGTCGCTCGACGAGTGCGCGCGGTGCGGCAAGCCCGGTCCGCACGACACGTTCGTCGCGCAGCTCGGCGGCATCGTGTGCCACGAGTGCGCCCCGACGGGCGCCGCCCGCGTGGGCGCCGAGACCGTGTCACTCCTGCAGTCGCTGATGGCGGGGGAGTGGGATGCCGTCGACGCCGCGTCGCACGGCGCCACGGCGGCCGCGTCGGGGCTCATCGCCGCGTACGCGCAGTGGCATCTCGAGCGCGGCATCCGGTCGCTCTCGCACGTCGAATCCTCGCCCTGGGAGGCCGCTCGGTGA
- a CDS encoding deoxyguanosinetriphosphate triphosphohydrolase, whose protein sequence is MAADGAVGVSSGRPAGYLEQDAERFHNEQHRSQRDAFARDRARVLHSAALRRLAAKTQVLSPASPADFARNRLTHSLEVAQVGRELATELRLSPDVVDTACLSHDLGHPPFGHNGERALNDWAADIGGFEGNAQTLRILTRLEPKVVDDDGSSFGLNLTRASLDASCKYPWTAAHPVPDPGGRLKFGVYPEDEGVFRWLREGAPGRVRCIEAEVMDLSDDIAYSVHDFEDAVVNGYIDPARLADVREREALLSAIQSWVGYDFARDELDDALYRLMRMPEWITSFDGTRAALARLKNLTSDLIGRFARAATAATREHYDAPVLTRYRGHVVVPRVIEAEMAVLKGTIGAFIVSVEGRKGLYKEQRRILKRLATALWEQPEHLDRIHAEDFARAETDAARRRVIVDQVASLTDRFAISWHSQLVGSVDLESIGIWVPGTRIIASDAWALPEPLEGL, encoded by the coding sequence GTGGCGGCTGACGGGGCCGTCGGCGTCTCGTCCGGCCGCCCGGCCGGTTACCTCGAGCAGGACGCCGAGAGATTCCACAACGAGCAGCACCGCTCGCAGCGCGACGCCTTCGCGCGCGACCGCGCCCGCGTCCTGCACTCCGCCGCGCTGCGGCGTCTCGCCGCGAAGACCCAGGTGCTGAGCCCCGCGAGTCCCGCCGACTTCGCCCGCAACCGCCTGACGCACTCGCTCGAGGTCGCGCAGGTCGGTCGCGAGCTCGCCACCGAGCTGCGCCTGTCGCCCGACGTCGTCGACACGGCGTGCCTCAGCCACGACCTGGGGCATCCGCCGTTCGGGCACAACGGGGAGCGGGCGCTCAACGACTGGGCAGCCGACATCGGCGGGTTCGAGGGCAACGCCCAGACCCTGCGCATCCTGACCCGGCTCGAGCCGAAGGTCGTCGACGACGACGGCTCGTCGTTCGGCCTGAACCTCACGCGTGCGAGCCTCGACGCGTCGTGCAAGTACCCGTGGACGGCCGCGCACCCCGTTCCCGACCCGGGCGGGCGCCTCAAGTTCGGCGTCTACCCCGAGGATGAGGGCGTGTTCCGGTGGCTGCGCGAGGGGGCTCCCGGTCGCGTGCGGTGCATCGAGGCCGAGGTCATGGACCTCTCCGACGACATCGCCTACTCGGTGCACGACTTCGAGGACGCCGTCGTCAACGGCTACATCGACCCCGCGCGCCTCGCCGACGTGCGCGAGCGCGAGGCCCTCCTCTCGGCGATCCAGAGCTGGGTCGGCTACGACTTCGCGCGCGACGAGCTCGACGACGCGCTGTATCGACTCATGCGCATGCCGGAATGGATCACGTCGTTCGACGGCACGCGGGCCGCGCTCGCACGGCTGAAGAACCTGACGTCCGACCTCATCGGCCGCTTCGCCCGCGCCGCGACGGCGGCGACGCGGGAGCACTACGACGCTCCCGTGCTGACCCGCTACCGTGGCCACGTGGTCGTGCCCCGCGTCATCGAAGCCGAGATGGCGGTGCTGAAGGGCACGATCGGCGCGTTCATCGTCTCGGTCGAGGGCCGGAAGGGCCTCTACAAGGAGCAGCGGCGGATCCTCAAGCGACTCGCGACGGCCCTGTGGGAGCAGCCCGAGCACCTCGACCGCATCCACGCGGAGGACTTCGCGCGTGCCGAGACGGATGCCGCACGCCGTCGCGTCATCGTCGACCAGGTTGCGAGCCTCACCGACCGCTTCGCGATCTCGTGGCATTCGCAGCTGGTCGGGTCGGTCGACCTCGAGAGCATCGGCATCTGGGTGCCCGGCACCCGGATCATCGCCTCCGACGCCTGGGCGCTGCCCGAACCGCTCGAGGGTCTCTGA
- a CDS encoding isoprenyl transferase has product MTPKPYTHRDAVPYRPIDWTGLYPPAFPKGSVPAHVAIVMDGNGRWANRKGLTRIEGHKAGEAALLDVVAGAIQAGVKHLSVYAFSTENWSRSPDEVRFLMGFNRDVLHRRRDQLNEWGVRVRWAGRKPRLWGSVIKELQYAEQLTARNDTLTLTMCVNYGGRVELVDAVRSIADDVAAGRLRPSAVSEKLIQRRLYIPDMPDVDLFVRSSGEQRTSNFLLWESAYAEFVFLDTLWPDFSRVDLWRAIGLYLDRDRRFGGAVDQPEPPAL; this is encoded by the coding sequence GTGACGCCGAAGCCCTACACGCACCGTGACGCGGTGCCGTATCGCCCCATCGACTGGACCGGACTGTATCCGCCCGCCTTCCCGAAGGGCTCCGTGCCCGCCCACGTGGCGATCGTGATGGACGGCAACGGCCGGTGGGCCAATCGCAAGGGTCTCACGCGCATCGAGGGCCACAAGGCGGGAGAGGCTGCGCTGCTCGACGTCGTCGCCGGGGCGATCCAGGCGGGTGTGAAGCACCTGTCGGTGTACGCCTTCTCGACCGAGAACTGGTCGCGCTCACCCGACGAGGTGCGCTTCCTGATGGGCTTCAACCGCGATGTGCTGCACCGCCGCCGCGATCAGCTCAACGAGTGGGGCGTGCGTGTGCGCTGGGCGGGCCGCAAGCCGCGTCTGTGGGGCTCGGTCATCAAGGAGCTGCAGTACGCCGAGCAGCTGACTGCGCGGAACGACACCCTGACCCTCACGATGTGCGTCAACTACGGCGGCCGCGTCGAGCTCGTGGATGCCGTGCGGTCGATCGCCGACGACGTCGCGGCGGGGCGCCTGCGCCCGAGCGCCGTGTCGGAGAAGCTCATCCAACGGCGCCTGTACATCCCCGACATGCCGGACGTCGACCTGTTCGTGCGCTCGAGCGGCGAGCAGCGCACGTCGAACTTCCTGCTGTGGGAGTCGGCGTATGCCGAGTTCGTCTTCCTCGACACGCTCTGGCCCGACTTCAGCCGCGTCGACCTGTGGCGCGCGATCGGTCTGTACCTCGACCGCGATCGCCGCTTCGGCGGCGCGGTCGATCAGCCGGAGCCGCCTGCGCTGTAG